A genomic segment from Luteolibacter ambystomatis encodes:
- a CDS encoding beta strand repeat-containing protein, which translates to MKPKFARLVCRTLFVSTASALIFFSGTASAANVTWDIAPGTVGPGDSAITGGAGTWDVTNGNWTLDAGANNLAWVNANNDTAIFGGSVGTVTLGAPITANGLTFNVSGYTIAGTSPNILTLAGTTPTVTVTNSGESAIISAIIAGTAGLTKAGAGTLTLSGTNTYTGDTTISSGTLEFSGNALTPGAAAVFKSSGTALFTGINDGSPTTASSYSLGGVNTGFSGTFNANNARLIVDNVNDVGSASLVNTGFGQLYFTVAGPFTNNLTIQGNGWGEPGGNFGAIRLQNATTLSGIVTLANDARITTHGSTGTISGNIVETGGARTLDVGGSNSTTSLTLSGTNSYSGGTIVNGSISAATLALNFATNDTNKLGDTGTLNFRGTSTITLTGGTITDSVGATSLNAGTAATITRISGGVKLGLGAITRGVGSTLNLSADSIATTTNSPVGGNLGPWLTVNNTALATTNGLGEIIAVTYTDVPTVTGNIANGSNQVRITTTTAGNVTTDAGTVDVNSITRTEAGLATISMAGNTLRLAQQGAVLSGTGSGGITFGTAANSGTLTAGGAADTAGSLEFNVVAGIVTVNSTITNNGSGTISVEKLGGGELILAGTNTFSGGFTFSGGIVRASTNNSALGTAGVVVNRSTTLATANGGGARTLTNTFSVAANTTLSLDSGYFSLTLNSPISGAGNLASASSGTSIFGAANTYTGTTTVGTAAAAFQINSGASIIGTSSVTVANGGNSTLTNFGTITTPGAFTLNGGSTATQTPVTNGNVAGTTPGTINAASMTLGAGTSAVTASRGGAYTQNTGSSTAITGAITVTGSSSVNNPSTSQGSTFINNGGTVTAASLTLVQSAAGSTISNIGGTYTQSAGSTTITNNITLSATGTGIAIGASGNDAALNLSGGSISAGSAGLNGTTTVSGTGILNVAGTFYMGEAAAGRNSLFNQTGGTVNINTTTSDTIRIGHWGTETSTYNLSGGILNVTGVDAVLGWDGAGVLNISNGTANFRGLRLGNTQSNGNHNGANTLSLTGGTLNLGLGGMGSGGTGTKTVSFGAANIGAFANWTGSAAAALTSTTPGTTFNTLDSVDGITARSVTISGVLSGVGSLVKINAGGMSISGTNTYSGTTTVNGGTLSVTGTGSVRSSSAFNIGTGATFRLASTNVFLTGHGSAMDNARVITADGGNFLCDSGESRLGNVTLKNGSTWTINRTLASFDYLLANTTTGAATVTVANTGGNMSPSVMSGSSTTGLHLQGVQNFDVADVTGSSTTDLSVTMTLAGPGSTGGAVGGINKLGAGTMDLTQGNTYTGTTTVSAGTLLANNSSGSATGTGAVTVNSAAKLGGSGTASGAVTIASGGTIAPGNSVGTLNTGALILTGTYACEVNGATADKIAVTGNLDLTGGTLAITSSSPSGTLVIASYTGTLTGTFGTVTGLPPGYALNYNAGAKQIELVPSDAYSSWATTAGLTGGNNGKADNPDGDGLNNLGEFAFNDNPLSGVSSGKIASKIATIGADQVMTLTLPARSTASFSPSGTTMTATADTVTYVVEGSDTLSTFAIAVTEVTGPDATAIQASLGLPLLDSGWTYHTFRLTPTVASAPKGFIRAKVSSP; encoded by the coding sequence ATGAAACCCAAATTCGCACGGCTCGTGTGCCGTACCCTCTTTGTCTCCACGGCCTCCGCCCTCATCTTTTTCTCAGGCACCGCATCCGCGGCGAACGTGACCTGGGACATCGCGCCGGGAACTGTCGGGCCCGGTGATTCCGCCATCACCGGAGGTGCCGGCACCTGGGATGTCACCAACGGCAACTGGACCCTCGACGCCGGGGCGAACAACCTCGCGTGGGTCAACGCGAACAACGACACTGCCATTTTCGGCGGCTCTGTTGGCACCGTGACCCTCGGCGCTCCGATCACCGCCAACGGGCTCACCTTCAACGTCAGCGGCTACACCATTGCGGGAACATCACCGAACATCCTGACCCTGGCTGGCACCACTCCCACGGTGACCGTGACCAATTCCGGTGAATCCGCCATCATCTCGGCGATCATCGCAGGCACGGCCGGTTTGACCAAGGCGGGAGCCGGCACGCTCACCCTCAGCGGCACCAATACCTACACCGGTGACACCACCATCAGCTCCGGCACGCTGGAGTTTTCCGGCAATGCACTCACGCCGGGAGCCGCCGCCGTCTTCAAGAGCTCCGGCACCGCCCTCTTCACCGGCATCAACGATGGCTCTCCGACCACCGCTTCCTCCTACAGCCTCGGTGGTGTGAATACCGGCTTCAGCGGTACCTTCAATGCCAACAACGCCCGGTTGATCGTGGACAACGTCAATGACGTTGGCTCCGCCTCGCTGGTGAATACCGGCTTCGGCCAGCTCTATTTCACGGTGGCAGGCCCCTTCACCAACAACCTGACCATCCAGGGCAATGGCTGGGGCGAGCCGGGAGGAAACTTCGGAGCCATCCGCCTCCAGAACGCCACCACGCTCAGCGGCATCGTCACCCTCGCCAATGACGCGCGCATCACCACCCACGGTTCCACCGGCACCATCAGCGGCAACATCGTGGAAACCGGAGGCGCGCGCACGCTCGACGTCGGCGGTTCGAATTCGACCACCAGTCTCACACTCTCCGGCACCAACTCCTACTCCGGGGGCACCATCGTCAATGGCAGCATCTCTGCCGCCACCCTCGCGCTGAATTTCGCCACCAATGACACCAACAAGCTGGGAGACACCGGCACACTGAATTTCCGGGGCACCTCCACCATCACGCTCACCGGCGGCACGATCACGGATTCCGTGGGAGCCACCTCCTTGAACGCGGGAACGGCAGCCACCATCACCCGCATTTCCGGCGGGGTGAAGCTCGGCCTCGGCGCGATCACCCGCGGCGTGGGCTCCACCTTGAATCTCAGCGCGGACTCCATTGCCACCACCACCAACAGCCCCGTCGGTGGCAACCTCGGCCCCTGGCTCACGGTGAACAACACCGCGCTCGCCACCACCAACGGCCTGGGTGAGATCATCGCGGTCACCTATACGGATGTGCCCACCGTCACCGGCAACATCGCGAACGGATCCAACCAGGTCCGCATCACCACCACTACGGCAGGCAACGTAACAACGGATGCGGGCACCGTGGATGTCAATTCGATCACCCGCACTGAGGCCGGTCTGGCCACGATCTCGATGGCGGGCAATACCCTGCGCCTCGCCCAGCAGGGCGCGGTGCTGTCCGGCACCGGCTCCGGTGGCATCACCTTCGGCACCGCGGCGAATTCCGGCACGCTCACCGCAGGCGGCGCGGCGGACACGGCAGGCAGTCTGGAGTTCAACGTCGTGGCAGGCATCGTCACGGTGAATTCGACCATCACCAACAATGGCAGCGGGACCATCAGCGTGGAGAAATTGGGAGGCGGGGAACTGATCCTCGCGGGCACCAACACCTTCTCCGGTGGCTTCACCTTCAGCGGCGGAATCGTGCGCGCGTCGACCAATAATTCCGCACTTGGCACCGCGGGCGTCGTCGTCAATCGCAGCACCACCCTGGCCACCGCCAACGGCGGCGGCGCACGGACTCTGACAAACACCTTCAGCGTCGCAGCGAACACCACCCTTTCGCTGGACTCCGGCTATTTCAGCCTCACGCTCAACAGCCCCATCAGTGGCGCGGGCAATCTGGCCAGCGCCTCCTCCGGAACCTCCATCTTCGGTGCCGCAAACACCTATACCGGCACCACCACCGTCGGCACGGCCGCCGCCGCTTTCCAAATCAACAGCGGCGCCAGCATCATCGGTACCAGTTCCGTGACCGTGGCCAACGGGGGCAACTCCACGCTGACCAACTTCGGCACCATCACCACGCCCGGAGCCTTCACCCTCAATGGTGGCAGCACCGCGACACAGACTCCGGTGACGAATGGAAACGTCGCAGGCACCACACCCGGCACCATCAATGCCGCCTCCATGACTCTCGGTGCCGGAACCAGTGCTGTCACCGCCTCCCGTGGCGGGGCCTATACCCAGAACACCGGCAGCTCCACTGCCATCACCGGAGCCATCACCGTCACCGGCTCCAGCAGCGTCAACAACCCCAGCACCTCGCAGGGCAGCACCTTCATCAACAACGGCGGCACCGTGACCGCAGCATCGCTGACACTGGTGCAAAGCGCCGCGGGATCCACCATCTCCAACATCGGCGGCACCTACACCCAGTCCGCTGGTTCTACCACCATCACCAACAACATCACCCTGAGCGCCACCGGCACCGGCATCGCCATCGGTGCCTCCGGGAATGACGCCGCGCTCAATCTCAGCGGCGGCAGCATCAGCGCGGGATCGGCGGGTCTCAATGGCACCACCACCGTCTCCGGCACGGGCATTCTCAATGTGGCCGGGACCTTCTACATGGGTGAGGCAGCGGCCGGCCGCAACAGTCTCTTCAACCAGACGGGCGGCACGGTGAACATCAATACCACCACTTCAGACACCATCCGCATCGGCCACTGGGGCACGGAGACCAGTACCTACAATCTTTCCGGCGGCATCCTGAATGTGACCGGTGTCGATGCGGTGCTCGGCTGGGATGGCGCGGGCGTGCTGAACATCTCGAACGGCACCGCCAACTTCCGCGGCCTGCGCCTGGGCAATACCCAGAGCAACGGCAACCACAACGGAGCGAACACCCTCAGCCTCACCGGCGGCACCTTGAACCTCGGCCTCGGCGGCATGGGCAGCGGCGGCACCGGAACGAAAACCGTCAGCTTCGGCGCGGCCAATATCGGTGCCTTCGCCAACTGGACCGGCTCCGCCGCCGCGGCACTGACCAGCACCACACCCGGGACGACCTTCAACACTCTCGATTCCGTCGATGGAATCACCGCCCGCAGCGTCACCATTTCCGGAGTGCTGTCCGGAGTGGGTTCGCTGGTGAAGATCAATGCGGGAGGCATGAGCATTTCGGGAACGAATACCTACAGCGGCACCACCACGGTGAATGGTGGCACGCTTTCCGTCACCGGTACCGGCTCCGTACGCAGCTCCTCCGCCTTCAATATCGGCACGGGAGCCACCTTCCGGCTGGCGTCCACCAATGTCTTCCTGACCGGCCACGGCTCGGCAATGGACAACGCCCGCGTGATCACCGCCGATGGCGGCAATTTCCTCTGCGATTCCGGGGAGTCGCGGCTGGGCAATGTCACCCTGAAGAATGGTTCGACCTGGACGATCAACCGGACCCTCGCCTCATTCGACTACCTGCTGGCAAACACCACCACCGGAGCCGCCACCGTCACGGTGGCCAATACCGGCGGCAACATGAGTCCCTCCGTGATGAGCGGCAGCTCCACCACGGGCCTCCACCTGCAAGGCGTGCAGAACTTCGACGTGGCGGATGTAACCGGCAGCAGCACCACCGACCTCTCCGTCACCATGACTCTCGCCGGTCCCGGCTCCACCGGTGGCGCGGTCGGCGGAATCAACAAGCTCGGTGCGGGCACGATGGATCTCACACAGGGAAACACCTATACCGGCACCACCACCGTGAGTGCCGGAACGTTGCTCGCGAACAACAGCAGCGGTTCCGCCACCGGCACCGGTGCCGTCACCGTGAACAGCGCCGCGAAACTGGGAGGCTCCGGCACCGCCAGCGGTGCGGTGACGATCGCCAGCGGCGGCACCATCGCTCCGGGCAACAGCGTGGGCACCCTCAATACCGGAGCCCTCATCCTCACCGGCACCTATGCCTGCGAAGTCAATGGCGCGACAGCGGACAAGATCGCCGTCACCGGCAATCTCGATCTCACCGGCGGCACGCTGGCCATCACCTCCTCCAGCCCCAGCGGCACACTCGTCATCGCCAGCTACACCGGCACGCTCACCGGCACCTTTGGCACGGTCACCGGCCTGCCCCCGGGATACGCCCTGAACTACAACGCCGGAGCCAAGCAGATCGAACTTGTCCCCTCGGACGCCTATTCCTCCTGGGCGACCACCGCAGGCCTCACCGGCGGTAACAATGGCAAAGCCGACAACCCGGACGGTGATGGTCTGAACAACCTCGGCGAGTTCGCCTTCAATGACAATCCCCTGTCCGGAGTCTCCAGCGGCAAGATCGCCTCCAAGATCGCCACCATCGGAGCCGACCAGGTGATGACGCTCACCCTGCCGGCACGTTCCACCGCCAGCTTCAGTCCATCCGGAACGACCATGACCGCCACCGCGGACACCGTGACCTATGTGGTCGAGGGCAGCGACACGCTGAGCACCTTCGCCATCGCGGTCACCGAAGTCACCGGACCGGATGCCACGGCGATCCAAGCCAGCCTCGGTCTGCCCCTGCTCGACAGCGGCTGGACCTATCACACCTTCCGCCTGACCCCGACCGTGGCTTCCGCGCCGAAGGGCTTCATTCGCGCGAAGGTGAGCTCGCCGTAA
- a CDS encoding sodium-translocating pyrophosphatase, translated as MSDLLIRNGIPLSLAFGALGLGAAVVLIRSILKASDGNEAMRSIAGAIQAGAKAYLNRQLGAVSMIAVVMFIVIGLLRDWTTAGGFVVGAGCSLIAGYIGMTIAVRANVRTAQAASVGSHPALKVAFSGGAVTGLLVVALGLLSVGGFYLTVLKVSGNPKTAIDSLIGLALGSSLVSVFARLGGGIYTKAADVGADLVGKVEQNLQEDDPRNPATVADNVGDNVGDCAGMAADVFETYAVSLIGGVLVGHLVSPESMAALSYPFVVCGISILGAVLGVLYVNLFKQSATRALLGGVGISGLFSALLLYPATRAMFPDGLTVTGATVTANALYGCILTGIVLTFASVWITNYYTSTEFGPVRRIAAASETGHGTNVIAGLAVGNHATVLPVLLICGSIWCSHEWAGLYGIAIAVVSMLSLSGIVISLDAFGPITDNAGGIAVMSGLDPAVRKVTDELDAVGNTMKAVTKGYAIASAGLAAMVLFGSYVEELKAHLPGQVFHFDLTNPKIMIGLFIGGMLPFLFTAFAMDAVGSAAGAVVHEVRRQLGLKPGILNGTETPEYGQCVDIVTKAALRQMVLPALLPLVFVVAVAAIPSLGKEALGGMLVGTIVTGLFVGISMTSAGGAWDNAKKYVEDGNHGGKGSDTHKAAVTGDTVGDPYKDTAGPAVNPMIKVVNILAILIIPILFK; from the coding sequence ATGTCCGATCTGCTCATCCGTAATGGAATCCCTCTCTCACTGGCTTTTGGAGCGCTCGGACTGGGCGCGGCGGTGGTCCTGATCCGCTCGATTTTGAAGGCATCGGATGGCAATGAAGCCATGCGCTCGATCGCCGGTGCGATCCAGGCGGGCGCGAAAGCCTATCTCAATCGTCAGCTCGGTGCCGTCAGCATGATCGCCGTGGTGATGTTCATCGTCATCGGTCTGCTGCGTGATTGGACCACCGCGGGCGGCTTCGTCGTCGGCGCGGGCTGTTCGCTCATCGCAGGCTACATCGGCATGACCATCGCCGTACGCGCGAACGTCCGCACCGCACAGGCCGCCTCGGTAGGTTCGCACCCGGCCCTCAAGGTCGCCTTCAGCGGTGGTGCCGTCACCGGTCTGCTGGTGGTCGCGCTCGGCCTGCTCTCGGTCGGCGGCTTCTACCTCACCGTGCTGAAGGTATCCGGCAATCCGAAGACCGCCATCGATTCGCTCATCGGTCTGGCGCTCGGCAGTTCCCTCGTCAGCGTCTTCGCCCGTCTCGGCGGCGGTATCTACACGAAGGCTGCGGACGTAGGAGCCGACCTCGTCGGCAAGGTGGAGCAGAACCTTCAGGAAGACGATCCGCGCAATCCGGCGACGGTGGCGGACAACGTGGGTGACAATGTCGGCGACTGCGCGGGCATGGCCGCGGACGTGTTCGAAACCTACGCCGTCTCACTCATCGGCGGCGTGCTGGTGGGCCATCTGGTCAGCCCGGAAAGCATGGCGGCGCTGTCCTATCCTTTCGTCGTTTGCGGGATCTCCATCCTCGGCGCGGTGCTTGGAGTGCTCTACGTGAATCTCTTCAAGCAAAGCGCGACGCGCGCCCTGCTCGGTGGCGTGGGAATCAGCGGTCTGTTCTCCGCGCTGCTGCTCTATCCCGCCACCCGTGCGATGTTCCCCGATGGCCTTACTGTCACGGGGGCAACCGTCACGGCGAACGCCCTCTACGGCTGCATCCTCACCGGCATCGTCCTCACCTTCGCCTCGGTGTGGATCACGAACTACTACACCTCCACGGAATTCGGTCCCGTGCGCCGCATCGCCGCCGCCTCCGAAACCGGCCACGGCACCAATGTCATCGCCGGACTCGCCGTGGGCAATCACGCCACCGTGCTCCCCGTGCTACTCATTTGCGGCAGCATCTGGTGCAGCCACGAATGGGCGGGGCTCTACGGAATCGCCATCGCGGTGGTTTCGATGCTCAGCCTCTCCGGCATCGTCATCTCGCTCGATGCTTTCGGCCCCATCACCGACAACGCTGGCGGCATCGCCGTGATGAGCGGACTGGACCCGGCGGTTCGCAAGGTGACTGATGAACTCGACGCCGTGGGCAACACCATGAAAGCCGTCACCAAGGGCTACGCCATCGCCTCCGCCGGTCTCGCCGCCATGGTGCTCTTCGGCTCCTACGTGGAGGAATTGAAGGCCCACCTTCCCGGCCAGGTCTTCCATTTCGATCTCACCAATCCGAAGATCATGATCGGCCTCTTCATCGGCGGCATGCTGCCGTTCCTTTTCACCGCCTTCGCCATGGATGCCGTGGGCAGTGCAGCCGGTGCGGTGGTCCATGAGGTCCGCCGCCAACTCGGCCTCAAGCCGGGTATCCTGAATGGCACCGAGACACCGGAATACGGCCAGTGCGTGGACATCGTGACCAAAGCAGCCCTGCGCCAGATGGTTCTTCCCGCGCTGCTGCCTCTCGTCTTCGTGGTCGCCGTCGCCGCCATTCCCAGCCTCGGCAAGGAAGCCCTCGGCGGCATGCTGGTCGGCACCATCGTCACCGGCCTGTTCGTGGGCATCTCCATGACCTCCGCGGGCGGTGCCTGGGACAACGCCAAGAAATACGTCGAGGACGGCAATCACGGCGGCAAAGGCAGCGACACCCACAAGGCCGCCGTCACCGGAGACACCGTGGGCGACCCCTACAAGGACACCGCCGGCCCGGCCGTAAACCCCATGATCAAGGTGGTCAACATCCTGGCCATCCTCATCATCCCCATCCTTTTCAAATAA
- a CDS encoding DUF892 family protein yields MTERLTDLWIEQLKNLHSLEVQLAKALPAMARTAEREEVRNFLLHHRVRAKAHATMLETILGELDETPGNVTCAAMGRLVAEWKPSDDIELLRTVRRGVHQEIERLAKAINGARVLGYDDAAELLCAAMEEEQYEDASLAKLGRRIHGHASRYAAA; encoded by the coding sequence ATGACAGAACGCCTCACGGATCTCTGGATCGAGCAGTTGAAGAACCTCCACAGCCTGGAGGTCCAGCTTGCCAAGGCGCTTCCTGCCATGGCCCGCACGGCCGAGCGCGAGGAGGTCCGGAACTTCCTGCTCCATCACCGCGTCCGCGCCAAGGCGCACGCCACCATGTTGGAAACGATCCTCGGCGAACTCGATGAAACTCCCGGCAATGTGACCTGCGCCGCCATGGGACGCCTCGTTGCGGAATGGAAGCCGTCCGATGACATCGAGCTCCTCCGCACCGTCCGCCGTGGCGTGCATCAGGAAATCGAACGGCTCGCCAAGGCCATCAACGGTGCCCGCGTGCTCGGCTACGATGACGCCGCCGAGCTGCTGTGCGCCGCCATGGAGGAGGAGCAATATGAAGACGCGTCCCTGGCCAAGCTGGGCCGGCGGATTCATGGCCACGC
- a CDS encoding pyridoxal phosphate-dependent aminotransferase: MPATANRLNIFTESVIRGTTRLANQHGAINLSQGFPDFDPPEPLLAGLEKATRGPHHQYAMTWGAPRFRDALARKISRFTGLQVDPDQHLVVTCGSTEAMMVAMMTACNPGDRVIVFSPFYENYAADAILCGAEPIYVPLRLPDFHFDEDELARAFALKPKAIVVCNPSNPTGKVFTRDELVTILRFAEEHDTFVITDEPYEHIVFAPHEHVYFSALPGAASRTLTCNSLSKTYSITGWRLGYVHAAPEVIAQARKVHDFLTVGAAAPLQEAAVAGLELPDSYYAGLRDLYTRKRDVFLGYLRQTGLPFTEPHGAYFTLVDISSLGFAHDSEASEWLIKEIGVAGVAGSSFFREPVNHLIRFHFAKNEDTLHAAGERLLKLRR, translated from the coding sequence ATGCCTGCCACCGCGAACCGCCTCAACATCTTCACCGAGTCCGTCATCCGTGGCACCACCCGGCTGGCCAACCAACATGGGGCAATCAATCTGTCGCAGGGCTTTCCGGATTTCGATCCGCCGGAGCCTCTGCTCGCCGGATTGGAAAAAGCCACACGCGGCCCTCATCACCAGTATGCGATGACCTGGGGCGCGCCACGCTTCCGTGACGCGCTCGCACGCAAGATTTCACGTTTCACCGGTCTTCAGGTCGATCCGGACCAACACCTCGTGGTCACCTGCGGCAGCACCGAGGCGATGATGGTCGCGATGATGACCGCGTGCAATCCGGGCGACCGCGTCATCGTCTTCTCGCCCTTCTACGAGAACTACGCAGCGGATGCGATCCTCTGCGGCGCGGAACCCATCTACGTTCCACTGCGCCTGCCGGACTTTCATTTCGATGAAGACGAACTCGCACGCGCCTTCGCGCTCAAGCCGAAGGCGATCGTCGTGTGCAATCCCTCGAATCCCACCGGCAAGGTCTTCACCCGCGACGAACTGGTGACCATCCTGCGCTTCGCTGAAGAGCATGATACGTTCGTCATCACGGACGAGCCATACGAACACATCGTCTTCGCGCCACACGAGCACGTCTATTTCTCCGCGCTTCCCGGTGCCGCATCACGAACGCTCACCTGCAATTCTCTTTCGAAAACCTACTCCATTACCGGCTGGCGGCTCGGCTACGTCCATGCGGCTCCGGAGGTGATCGCCCAGGCACGGAAGGTGCATGACTTCCTCACCGTGGGTGCGGCCGCCCCGCTGCAGGAAGCCGCAGTGGCCGGACTCGAACTGCCGGACAGCTACTATGCCGGCCTGCGCGATCTCTACACTCGGAAGCGGGATGTCTTCCTCGGCTACCTGCGGCAAACCGGACTGCCTTTCACCGAACCGCATGGTGCGTACTTCACGCTGGTGGATATTTCCTCACTCGGCTTCGCCCATGACAGCGAAGCCTCGGAATGGCTGATCAAGGAAATCGGAGTCGCCGGAGTCGCGGGTTCCAGCTTCTTCCGCGAGCCGGTGAACCACCTCATCCGCTTCCACTTCGCGAAGAACGAAGACACCCTCCATGCGGCGGGCGAACGGCTTCTCAAATTGAGGCGTTGA
- a CDS encoding PLP-dependent aminotransferase family protein: MEHTRYETLANRLAELIRGGTFTAGDRMPSVRQSSREHRVSISTVIEAYRRLEDTGLIEARPRSGYYVKAPSLPAARLPTIATHAKKPVHIGGASLFEALMDTVADPAVIPFAAAAPDDSMIPRAKLASISNAIFRKHGGAALRYTLPPGRRELRVAVSKRLLGAGIKASPDEIITTHGATEALLLALRATTRRGDLVAVETPTYFGILHLLRDLGLRAIEIPVSPREGLLVDAFESALRKHRVAACVVQPDFHNPIGGVMPPAAKERLARLSGQHGFTIIEDDVYGELSHEGVRNSSISLYGGRVIHIGAISKTLAPGLRVGWVVPGPHFAEIKRLKNIQCPWNATLSELMVAEFLEAGGYDRHLRRIRQLYAVQCARMRQAVIEAFPDTCRVNQPQGGFVLWIEMPVGFDAEHFAVKAMEQRISLVPGPVFSASGGLRNCFRLSCGFAFNDRTLDAVRLLGKLAGK; encoded by the coding sequence ATGGAACACACCCGTTACGAAACCCTGGCCAATCGCCTGGCGGAGTTGATCCGCGGCGGCACCTTCACCGCAGGCGACCGAATGCCATCCGTCCGCCAAAGCAGCCGCGAACACCGGGTGAGCATTTCCACCGTCATCGAAGCCTACCGGCGGCTTGAGGACACCGGCCTGATCGAGGCACGCCCGCGGTCCGGCTACTATGTGAAGGCTCCTTCCCTTCCTGCGGCCCGCCTCCCCACCATCGCCACACACGCCAAAAAGCCCGTCCACATCGGCGGTGCCTCCCTGTTCGAGGCCCTCATGGATACCGTGGCGGACCCCGCCGTCATTCCCTTCGCCGCCGCAGCTCCGGATGATTCGATGATCCCCAGGGCCAAGCTCGCCTCGATCTCGAATGCGATCTTCCGCAAGCATGGCGGTGCGGCCCTGCGCTACACCCTGCCACCCGGCCGCCGCGAACTGCGCGTGGCGGTTTCCAAACGCCTGCTCGGTGCCGGCATCAAAGCCTCCCCCGATGAAATCATCACCACCCATGGCGCCACCGAGGCCTTGCTGCTGGCACTCCGCGCGACCACCAGGCGCGGCGATCTGGTGGCCGTGGAAACGCCCACCTATTTCGGCATCCTCCATCTGCTCCGCGATCTCGGCCTGCGGGCGATCGAGATCCCCGTCAGTCCGCGCGAGGGATTGCTGGTGGACGCCTTTGAGTCCGCCTTGAGGAAACACCGCGTCGCCGCCTGCGTGGTCCAGCCGGATTTCCACAATCCCATCGGCGGAGTGATGCCCCCGGCAGCAAAAGAACGCCTCGCCCGGCTCTCCGGGCAGCACGGTTTCACCATCATCGAGGACGACGTCTATGGTGAACTCAGCCATGAAGGTGTGCGCAATTCCTCCATCTCTCTCTACGGCGGTCGTGTGATCCATATCGGTGCCATCTCCAAGACCCTCGCGCCGGGCCTGCGGGTTGGCTGGGTCGTGCCGGGTCCGCATTTCGCGGAGATCAAGCGCCTGAAGAACATCCAATGCCCGTGGAATGCCACGCTCTCCGAACTGATGGTGGCGGAGTTCCTCGAGGCAGGCGGCTACGACCGCCATCTGCGCCGCATCCGCCAGCTATATGCCGTGCAATGCGCGCGCATGCGCCAGGCGGTGATCGAAGCCTTTCCGGATACCTGCCGAGTGAACCAACCCCAGGGTGGCTTCGTGCTGTGGATCGAAATGCCGGTCGGCTTCGATGCCGAACATTTCGCGGTGAAGGCGATGGAGCAACGGATCAGCCTGGTGCCCGGGCCGGTGTTTTCAGCCTCCGGAGGATTGCGCAACTGCTTCCGTCTGAGCTGCGGCTTTGCATTCAATGATCGCACGCTGGATGCGGTCCGGTTGTTGGGGAAACTCGCCGGGAAATAG
- the galK gene encoding galactokinase → MLQLNEPLADLVADAAAGLHRSFGIEPSVTAAAPGRVNLIGEHIDYCDGFVLPFAIDRYIVIAAALNGTGNARIASSHGGGIATFAVDQPQVEGEPQWANYLRGVVQGFQQRGHHIPGFDAYIVSSVPGGAGLSSSAALECATATLLEGLLDTVLDTREKALLCQKAEHDFAHVPCGIMDQFASAFGKTNRLVMIDCKTGEPELVPFENPDLTVVIANTTVHHQLSDGGYASRRKNTEDGLAILGKASWRDVTSVDVEAAWDRLGDPVNRRARHVVSEIARTRLAAEALSRNDFEALGPLMAASHDSLRDDFEVSCKELDLMVDIARRIGRSGGVIGARMTGGGFGGSTVTLCESDKAKEIATVMRDRYLAETGLDPQIFASRPSQGAHLIGRAG, encoded by the coding sequence ATGCTCCAACTGAACGAACCCCTCGCCGACCTCGTGGCCGATGCCGCCGCCGGACTGCACCGCAGCTTCGGCATCGAACCTTCCGTGACCGCCGCCGCTCCAGGCCGCGTCAATCTGATCGGCGAGCACATTGACTACTGCGACGGCTTCGTTCTGCCTTTCGCCATCGACCGCTACATCGTCATTGCCGCCGCCCTCAATGGCACCGGCAATGCGCGCATCGCCTCGTCCCATGGCGGCGGAATCGCCACCTTCGCAGTGGACCAGCCCCAGGTGGAAGGCGAGCCGCAGTGGGCGAACTACCTGCGCGGCGTCGTGCAGGGCTTCCAGCAGCGCGGCCACCACATCCCGGGCTTCGATGCCTACATCGTCTCATCCGTTCCCGGAGGTGCCGGTCTCTCGTCCTCCGCAGCCCTTGAATGCGCCACCGCCACCCTGCTGGAAGGTCTTTTGGACACCGTGCTGGACACCCGCGAGAAGGCGCTGCTCTGCCAAAAGGCGGAGCATGACTTCGCCCATGTGCCCTGCGGCATCATGGATCAGTTCGCTTCCGCGTTCGGCAAGACCAACCGCCTGGTCATGATCGACTGCAAAACCGGCGAGCCCGAACTCGTCCCCTTTGAAAATCCCGACCTCACGGTCGTCATCGCCAATACCACCGTCCATCACCAGCTTTCGGACGGCGGCTACGCATCACGGCGCAAGAACACCGAGGACGGCCTCGCGATCCTCGGCAAGGCCTCATGGCGCGATGTCACCTCGGTCGATGTGGAAGCCGCTTGGGATCGTCTCGGTGATCCGGTGAACCGCCGCGCCCGCCACGTCGTGAGCGAAATCGCACGCACCCGTCTCGCCGCGGAGGCTCTGTCCCGCAATGATTTCGAAGCCCTCGGCCCGCTCATGGCTGCCAGCCACGACTCGCTGCGCGATGACTTCGAAGTCTCCTGCAAGGAACTCGACCTGATGGTGGACATCGCCCGCCGGATCGGACGCAGCGGTGGCGTCATCGGCGCACGCATGACCGGCGGTGGCTTCGGTGGTTCCACCGTCACCCTCTGCGAGTCGGACAAGGCCAAGGAAATCGCCACCGTGATGCGCGACCGTTATCTCGCGGAAACCGGTCTCGATCCGCAGATCTTCGCCTCCCGTCCGTCTCAGGGAGCACACTTGATCGGTCGCGCGGGCTGA